The genomic segment TCGGTGAATATAGGGCTGGTTTTAGCTAATAGGGAGACAGCTTTGGTTTTGGAACGTGCACGCAGTCTGAATGTTCCGTTTGCCTGTATGGGTAAAACCGAGTGGGTGGATGGAACGGCTGTGTTGGCTCTGCTGGAGGAGAGGGGCATTGACTTCATCGTCCTTGCCGGTTTTCTTGCACGTATACCGGATTGTATCTTGCATGCTTATCCCAATAAGATTATAAATATTCATCCTTCTTTATTACCCAAATTCGGAGGTAAAGGCATGTACGGAGATCGTGTACATGAAGCGGTGGTGGCTGCCGGCGAAACGGAAACCGGCATTACTATACATTATTTAAATGAGCATTTTGATGAGGGGGAAGTCATTGTGCAGTACAGATGCCCTGTTTTGCCGCAGGATACGGCGGAAGATGTGGCAAAGAAAGTGCATGCGCTGGAGTATGAGTATTACCCGCAGGTCATAGAGCGTTTGTTATCGGAGATGTGCTGACAATCTTTCGGAATATTGTTTTTTGCGGACAGAAGCGGCATATTATTCCGGATGATTCAAAATTGTGTATGCTTCTTTCTCTCTTCTTAAAGGATAATCTCCCCGTAGCTTTTCGAATAACTCCGGATGTGTTTTTAATGCGTTGCTGTCCCGGCGGGGGTCATACATTTGCAAATAGGCATCCGATAGGTCATCTGCTGTGATTTGCAGCTGTTTTGGAGCGGGCGGAATAATTTGGTAGTCCGTTTGTATATTGAAATAACGGCATAGGGCATCCAGCGACATGCGGGTGGCGTTGGCTTTACCGTCTGCCGAGTAGCCGGCAATATGGGGGGTTCCGAGGAACACTTTGTCTAATAAATCTATATTTATGGCAGGCTCGTTTTCCCAAACATCAATGACAGCATCTGAAATGGCTCCTGTCTCTAAGGCGTTCAGTAGTGCATTTGTTTCGATAACTTCTCCGCGTGAGGTGTTGATGATGACAGGCCGCCGCTTTAATGATCTGAAAAATGCAGCATCAGCCATGTGGTAGGTCTTATACTTCCCTTTTTTATATAAAGGTACGTGAAAGGTGAGTATATCGCACTCCTCCGCAAGCGACTGGAGGGAAGAGAACTGCTGTTTTCCTTCTTTTTCTTCGCGCGGAAGGTCGTTGAGCAAGATATGCATGCCCAGCTCTTGTGCAACTTCAGCCACCTTGCTGCCCACATTGCCCACACCTATAATGCCGATAGTGGCTTCCGACAGGTTAATGCCTTTCTGCTTTTGCAGCAGGATCAATGATGAGTGCAGGTATTGGGCTACGGATGCGGAGTTGCATCCGGGAGCATTGGTCCAGGTGATGCCTGCTTCGTGGCAGTATTCCGTATCAATATGGTCGAATCCGATTGTTGCCGTAGCAATAAACTTCACTTGGCTGCCTGCCAGTAATTCCCGGTTGCATCGGGTGCGTGTACGGATAATGAGCGCATCCGCATCTTTTACCAAGGAGGGGGTAAAGTCTTTCCCCGGTGCGTAAACCACTTCATCCGCTATCTTTTCAATAGCTTCTTTTATAAAAGGTATTTTGTTGTCGACAATTACTTTCATGGCACTTTTGTTTATGTAGGCAAAGTTAAAAATAATTCGTGAGAATGAGGAATGTTGGTACAATAATACATACCTTTGACAGATTGTTTAAAACATAAATTTATATACTGATGAAAACACTGATTGGTTTTGAAGAAATAGAAGATAAGATAATTACCCTTCGCGGACAAAAAGTACTTTTGGACAGGGATGTTGCTGCTTTGTACGGGGTGGAAACACGGGATATTAATAAGTCCGTCAGAAATAATCCGGATAAATTCCCCAAAGGGTATGTTATTGAACTGAATGATAGTGAATTGAAAGGTTTGCGGTGGAAAAATTCCACCACAAATCTTTCTAAGTCAAGAGTTTTGCCCAAAGCCTTTACGGAGAAGGGATTGTATATGATTGCCACCATTCTGAAAAGTGCTCGTGCAACCGAGGCTACGATTTCCATTATTGAGACTTTTGCCAAGTTGCGCGAACTCTCCCGTACCTTGAACAACTTGCCGGATGCTTCCGAAGAGCAGCAGAAATCCTTATTGGAGAAAAGCGGTGATTTGTTCACCGATTTATTGGACAATAATCTTCAGGCAACGGATTCGGAGACAACGATCGAATTAAATCTTGCCGTATTGAAAGTAAAGCATACGGTAAAACGGAAAGCGGACAAGGAATAAATGCGGCAAACTGTTTGGCTGTGTGCAAAATATTGTATAGTTTTGTCAACTTGTGGGAATTTTGCAGCTTGTTGAACAAAGACTAATTATTTATATCCAATGAAGTGTATTCATATCATTACTCCTGTAAAGGACTCTATTGAGTTGACGCTACAAACTGTGGAGGCCGTTATGGCATCCGGTTTTCAAATACCGTTTACTTATACTGTATACAATGATTTCAGTACGGAAGAAAATACGGCAAAATTGCAGGAGGCGTCCGGGAGACTGGGATTTGAGTTGGTGAACCTTGCCGAGATTACAGAACATCCCTCCCCGAACTATCTGCTGGTGCTGCAAATGGCGCAACAGCGTGCCATTGAGGCTGATGCCGGTTTGATTATTGTAGAGTCGGATGTGGTGGTAAAGAAGAATACATTACAGGCTTTGTTTGACGGAGCAATGAAAAGAGAGGACTGTGGGATTGCAGCTGCTGTGACAGTGGATGCCAAAGGGAATATCAACTATCCTTATCTTTATGCCAAAGGGAAAGAGAATCAGGTGTTTCCGGAGAAGAAACATTGCAGCTTTTGCTGCTCCCTGTTGACTTTGAATTTCCTGAAAGCTTTCGACTTCCACCGGTTGGATCCTGAGAAGAACTGGCACGATGTAACTATCTCACACCAATCCCTGAAGGAAGGGTTTAAGAATTATTTATTTACTACATTGCCAGTGTTGCATCAGCCTCATGGCAGCCGTCCATGGAAACAACTGAAATATAAGAATCCGTTGAAGTATTATTGGTTGAAGTATACGAAAGGGTTGGATAAAATTTGATGTATTTATGAAATCTGAAATGAGCCGGAAAGCCGATATTTTTCATCCTCATACCTTAGTTATCCATCCGGATTTTGAGGCGTTGAGAGGGTTTGTACTCTCTTTACCTGAGCGTTTTGAAAAGAATGAGGGTATTGTAATCCATAAAGGGCGCAATGAATTGAGGAAAATGGAGTATAAAGGCCGGGAATATGTCGTTAAATCTTTCCACCGTCCCAATTTTATCAACCGTTTTGTGTACGGTATTTTTCGGCCTTCTAAAGCCAAACGTTCCTATGACCATGCCGAATTATATCGAAATATAGGTGTGGGGACCCCTCAACCGGTAGGGTATCTCAATGTGCGTAGCGGCCTGTTGTTCGACAGAAGTTACTATGTGAGCTGCTTGTCGGCATGTCCTTATGTCTATAATGACTTGTTCAAGCAGAAGTTTGAATATGAAGAAGACGTTCTGCGCGAGATAGGGAGGGTAACTGCTGTGCTTCATGAACATGGGTACGCTCATAAAGATTATGGGCGCGAAAATATTCTGTTTCAGAAAACGCCGGAAGGCATTAAATTGGAAATTGTGGATTTGAACCGGATGTTTATCGGTACTATCGGCATGAAAGCGGGCTGTAAGAACTTTGAGCGCCTGCCTGCCACTCCGCAGATGCATCGTTGGATGGCCG from the Bacteroides eggerthii genome contains:
- the pdxB gene encoding 4-phosphoerythronate dehydrogenase PdxB, with protein sequence MKVIVDNKIPFIKEAIEKIADEVVYAPGKDFTPSLVKDADALIIRTRTRCNRELLAGSQVKFIATATIGFDHIDTEYCHEAGITWTNAPGCNSASVAQYLHSSLILLQKQKGINLSEATIGIIGVGNVGSKVAEVAQELGMHILLNDLPREEKEGKQQFSSLQSLAEECDILTFHVPLYKKGKYKTYHMADAAFFRSLKRRPVIINTSRGEVIETNALLNALETGAISDAVIDVWENEPAINIDLLDKVFLGTPHIAGYSADGKANATRMSLDALCRYFNIQTDYQIIPPAPKQLQITADDLSDAYLQMYDPRRDSNALKTHPELFEKLRGDYPLRREKEAYTILNHPE
- a CDS encoding phosphoribosylglycinamide formyltransferase, with translation MYLFAHFSRFCAGIGGLMSKNIAILASGNGTNAENIIRYFQNSESVNIGLVLANRETALVLERARSLNVPFACMGKTEWVDGTAVLALLEERGIDFIVLAGFLARIPDCILHAYPNKIINIHPSLLPKFGGKGMYGDRVHEAVVAAGETETGITIHYLNEHFDEGEVIVQYRCPVLPQDTAEDVAKKVHALEYEYYPQVIERLLSEMC
- a CDS encoding ORF6N domain-containing protein gives rise to the protein MKTLIGFEEIEDKIITLRGQKVLLDRDVAALYGVETRDINKSVRNNPDKFPKGYVIELNDSELKGLRWKNSTTNLSKSRVLPKAFTEKGLYMIATILKSARATEATISIIETFAKLRELSRTLNNLPDASEEQQKSLLEKSGDLFTDLLDNNLQATDSETTIELNLAVLKVKHTVKRKADKE
- a CDS encoding lipopolysaccharide kinase InaA family protein, coding for MKSEMSRKADIFHPHTLVIHPDFEALRGFVLSLPERFEKNEGIVIHKGRNELRKMEYKGREYVVKSFHRPNFINRFVYGIFRPSKAKRSYDHAELYRNIGVGTPQPVGYLNVRSGLLFDRSYYVSCLSACPYVYNDLFKQKFEYEEDVLREIGRVTAVLHEHGYAHKDYGRENILFQKTPEGIKLEIVDLNRMFIGTIGMKAGCKNFERLPATPQMHRWMAEEYAKARGFDVEKCFELMVAYRSTQPGKIDNLY